In the genome of Daucus carota subsp. sativus chromosome 9, DH1 v3.0, whole genome shotgun sequence, the window acTATATACTATATCAATTGTAGATGTTGATTTATGTGTACTTATAGTGTTTCATTTTGGCAggtataatatgatatttgccCCGTTTACTGGGGTTGATAAACACGAAAAATGTGTAACTTTTGCTGCTTGCCTTTTGGCAAAGGAAGACGTTACTCATTATAAATGGGTTTTTGATCAGTTTTCTACATGTATGAAACGTCATCCTATTGTTATCATCACTGATCAGTGTCCAGCAATGAAAATTGCAGTTTCTTCGTCACTTTCTTCAGAAAATGGTTTCGTTGCTACTAAACACCGCTTGTGCATGTGGCATATAATGCATAAATTTCCCATAAAGGTTTAGTAGTTTagtcttatttttattttttaacatatgtaattgtatataaatatgatatttgaTGTATATTTGATGAggctttaaattttttgtagCTTGGTAATCGGTTATGTAAAGAGACTGATTTCATGGAGAAGATGAAAAAGTATATATGGTCAAATCATTTAGATATTGCTGAGTTTGAACAAGGATGGCAGGCTGTTATGAAGGAGTTTAATTTGGAAAATAACAAGTGGTTGAGTGACATGTATGCTATCAGATCTTCATGGATTCCAGCTTTTTTTAGAGATGAGCCTATGTTAGGTTTAATGAGGACCACGTCTAGATCAGAAAGCGAGAATCTTTTCTTTGCTCAGTTTCATAAACAAGCTGATTCAttatgtgagttttggttgCGTTTTCAAAGTGCAATGCAAAGACAACGAAATGAGACGGAGAGGCTGGATGAAGAGTCAAAATCGAGCTTTCCCAATACATTGTCTACATGGTTTATTGAAGATGAGGCGGCTGATTTGTTTACTCGGACAGTTTTTTACAAAGTTCAAGAGGAGATTTTGGCAGCATGTTTGGATATGCAAATCAAACGGATGAGTGAAGAGGTGGAAGGTATtactaattttgaaataaaggatgtaaaagtgaaagaaaagatCTTCAAGGTATGTTGTTTTTACATTTCCCACTAGTTAATTTACCTGGTAAATACTGTAATAAATATTTAGAGATAAGGAGCTAAATGATCACAGCCTGCAAGCAGAACTAAAAACTGAGTAGTAAACCAAAATGTTGGATGCAAGTCACCAAAAATGCTACTTTTTAAAGTAGTGTTGATATTTGATACAATCCTTGCTACTTTGAATACTCACAGTGGACACTGTGGCCATGATTATCTACACTTCAAAAAGTAATCTTCATGGCCCTTTATGGCCACAGTGGACACTATGGACACTGTGAATTACTAGGATAGAGTCTGGCCTTGAAGATATCATGGTTTTCTTTACCATAAACACGACATTTTCCTGCAAATTAACTAATAATCACTTCttttatttcacaaaaaaatttaCTGGAAAGTCATTTGACTAGCTAATACATTTAGCTCCTGCGAAGGCTGCCTCGTGTAATTTTTTTGATGCCGAAGACCAATGACAGAGGATAAACTCCTCTGTCAGAGCGTCATGCATTATGTACATATTTTGTTTATGGAGTTTATATATTagtgatttaattattttagttataCTCAGTAGAATTTAGTCATAATTCTCATAACTATGTATgcatttatgttatatttcaggTATCGGTTAGTAAAGAGCATGCTGTTTGTTCTTGCAAGAAGTTTGTGATGTGTGGTATAGTTTGCAGGCATAGTTTTTGTGGTATGAAGCATATTGGAGTAACAAGATTTCCTAAAAGTCTTATTTTAAACCGATGGTCAAAAATTGCTGATTGTGGAAGCTCGTGTGATATGATATCTGCTGATTATTTTAAGATGGAGAAGGTTTCATTAAAATTGATGAACATTTGGTTTGATTTTCGTCAAGTTCTTAACAAAGCTGGAGTGCAGATGGAAGTCCTTGAATTTGTGCATCAAACTGTGAAGGACTTAAGCACCAAAGTTGGCGGTAGTTTGGATGGTGCTTCTTTTTCCAAAAAGGATCACATGGCTGCTTTGATTGGTGAACAGCCTCAAGGGGAACTTACTGTGCTAGTTCCGAATATTTCTAAAAACAaaggaaattattttaaatcaggGAGGTTGATTAGCGAGAGGGagaaaacaattacaaaagcgAATAAGAGAATACGAAGGTGTAAAGAATGCTTAGCTACAACTCATGATTCACGTACTTGCCCAAAGAAGAAGAAGTTACAAAAGTGAACATTGTTTTAGGttttactataatatttttcatttgttttctgATGAAATATAATATGTACAGGAGATGTGGTGTTatggttatatttttataataatatgttaATGCATATTAtgctgttattttattttattggttATCTATAAGTGATCAGTAAAGGCAGAAGCACTAATCACTTATATTTAAACAGATTAATCACTTATATTTAAACAGATGATTATTGTTAAGTTTgcacaataaattattaatcataTGTTTGCTACTTATGAACTATGTTTTGTTTGTCATACATAGTAACATAGGTTTGTAATTATTCACAGTTGTAATTAATGCGAGAATTCGGAAcaagaaatattttgttttttacaCCTTAAGGGTTATTGTTTCgtttttgggttttagaaaaaTCCACGTACGCTTTACAGTAACCGACCACTCGCTTTACCgtaagcgaggctgaagggccgaaggccctgaagccgagacgtcggcggaataaataaatttaaaaccgTTAGCATTTGGGGTTTaagtttgggttgcagaatgattaattcgtactgtaaaTTGagttggccgacggttagggtttaggattgagggtgtagggccggtaggccctactccctcgagcctaaaccctaattaaccgaggctgaagggccgaaggccctgaagccgagacgtcggcggaatacataaatttacaaccgttagcacttagggtttaggtttgggttgcagaatgattaattcccactgtatattaaattttttgtttcatatgaggttgcattcagttgattctattgtaattgctacaggttcgggacaatttctaaaacttggggcacataatatctaccatccggggcacgtacattcagcaatttggggcacgtaggttctagagttggggcacataattgctacaggttcggggcacgtaattctaaaacttggggcacataatatctaccatctggggcacgtacattcagcaatttggggcacgtaggttctagagttggggcacgtaattgctacaggttcggggcatgtaatttctaaaacttggggcacataatatctcccatctggggcacgtacattcagcaatttggggcacgtaggttctagagttggggcacgtaattgctacaggttcggggcacgtaatttctaaaacttggggcacataatatctaccatctggggcacgtacattcagcaatttgagacacgtaggttctagagttggggcacgtaattgctacaggttcggggcacgtaatttctaaaacttggggcacataatatctaccatttggggcacgtacattcagcaatttggggcacgtaggttctagacttggggcacgtaattgctacaggttcggggcacgtaatttctaaaacttggggcacataatatctaccatctgggcacgtacattcagcaatttggggcacgtaggttctagagttggggcacgtaattgctacaggttcggggcacgtaatttctaaaacttggggcacataatatctaccatctggggcacgtacattcagcaatttggggcacgtaggttctagagttggggcacgtaattgctacaggttcggggcacgtaatttctaaaacttggggcacataatatctaccatctggggcacgtacattcagcaatttggggcacataatatctaccatttggggcacgtacattcagcaatttggggcacgtaggttctagagttggggcacgtaattgcGACAGGTTCGGGGCatgtaatttctaaaacttggggcacataatatctaccatctggggcacatacattcagcaatttggggcacgtaggttctagagttggggcacgtaattgcgacaggttcggggcacgtaatttctaaaacttggggcacataatatctaccatctggggcacgtacattcagcaatttggggcatgtaggttctagagttggggcacgtaattgctacaggttcggggcacgtaatttctaaaacttggggcacataatatctaccatctggggcacgtacattcagcaatttggggcacgtaggttctagagttggggcacgtaatttctacaggttcggggcacgtaatttctaaaacttggggcacataatatctactatctggggcacgtacattcagcaatttggggcacgtaggttctagagttggggcacgtaattgctacaggttcggggc includes:
- the LOC108201481 gene encoding protein FAR1-RELATED SEQUENCE 5-like, which codes for MLLLPPGVVVLMLMQQDIYTLNLVADSLDAGYTLNLELDVCNCSSYGDSSVVNRGVDDVTSVGGSILSSNCNEESGTSHSISSAAQKTYIPLNVPDVSKPTINQCFQSLDQGFIFYKEYGRLGGFDVRKGTEKRDESGIVSIKHYTCSKEGCNDFRSTLDSNLSKVKRRRTASIRCCCKAKIVLKLNKDREYFVFKFDEVHNHPLVDESGRQFLRSSRQMTISSRNFVFDAAKVNIGCSKAYGLMKEMVGGYSNVGATVRDFRNFNRDLKCYIGEGDGQMLIEKFKVLQEGSSSFYYAYELDETGHLTKLFWADAICRRNFEVYGDAVSFDATFDTNKYNMIFAPFTGVDKHEKCVTFAACLLAKEDVTHYKWVFDQFSTCMKRHPIVIITDQCPAMKIAVSSSLSSENGFVATKHRLCMWHIMHKFPIKLGNRLCKETDFMEKMKKYIWSNHLDIAEFEQGWQAVMKEFNLENNKWLSDMYAIRSSWIPAFFRDEPMLGLMRTTSRSESENLFFAQFHKQADSLCEFWLRFQSAMQRQRNETERLDEESKSSFPNTLSTWFIEDEAADLFTRTVFYKVQEEILAACLDMQIKRMSEEVEGITNFEIKDVKVKEKIFKVSVSKEHAVCSCKKFVMCGIVCRHSFCGMKHIGVTRFPKSLILNRWSKIADCGSSCDMISADYFKMEKVSLKLMNIWFDFRQVLNKAGVQMEVLEFVHQTVKDLSTKVGGSLDGASFSKKDHMAALIGEQPQGELTVLVPNISKNKGNYFKSGRLISEREKTITKANKRIRRCKECLATTHDSRTCPKKKKLQK